In a single window of the Leptospira sanjuanensis genome:
- the frr gene encoding ribosome recycling factor, with amino-acid sequence MASEEIISGMKIKMDKTIDLVKKDFGTIRTGRANPSLVEDIRVDYYGTLTPINQLGNISVPEPRVLVISPYDKGIMKDIEKAIQASGLGLQPSNDGVVIRIIIPELTGERRKELAKVVKSKSEEKKVAIRNIRRDAMEDLKKHTEGMSKDEIQTVQDQIQKITDSYIDKISALTTEKEKEITTI; translated from the coding sequence ATGGCAAGTGAAGAAATCATCTCAGGAATGAAGATCAAGATGGATAAAACCATCGACTTGGTAAAAAAGGATTTCGGAACCATTCGTACGGGAAGAGCGAACCCTTCTCTGGTCGAAGACATCCGCGTGGATTACTACGGAACCTTGACTCCGATCAATCAGCTCGGAAATATTTCCGTTCCCGAACCGAGGGTGCTCGTGATTTCTCCCTATGATAAGGGAATCATGAAGGACATCGAAAAGGCGATCCAAGCTTCCGGATTGGGCCTGCAACCGTCTAACGACGGTGTGGTGATCCGCATCATCATTCCCGAACTTACGGGCGAGCGACGCAAGGAACTTGCAAAAGTCGTAAAGTCCAAGTCCGAAGAAAAGAAGGTTGCGATCCGTAACATCCGCAGAGACGCAATGGAAGATCTTAAAAAACATACCGAGGGTATGTCTAAAGACGAGATTCAAACCGTTCAAGATCAGATCCAAAAAATCACCGATTCCTACATCGATAAAATTTCCGCTCTGACCACAGAGAAGGAAAAGGAAATCACTACGATCTAA
- the pyrH gene encoding UMP kinase, with protein MGTEAKYKRILIKLSGEALAGEGEFGIDTNKAHSLAEEIKEVHDLGVEIALVVGGGNIIRGTNLAKAGIDRATADYMGMLATIQNALALQDACEKKGLYTRVQSAIEINSIAESYIRRRAVRHLEKRRIVIFAGGTGNPYFTTDTTASLRAVEVGCDVILKATKVDGVYTADPKKDNTAKRYSQISFMESINRRLKVMDSTALSLCMENNMSIIVFDIFKRGNLKDLITGQNIGTLISNSEDIQIDGK; from the coding sequence TTGGGAACGGAAGCGAAGTATAAGAGAATTCTAATTAAACTCTCCGGAGAGGCTCTCGCCGGAGAGGGAGAATTCGGGATCGATACCAACAAGGCCCATTCTCTCGCGGAAGAAATCAAAGAAGTTCACGACCTAGGAGTGGAAATCGCTCTTGTGGTCGGAGGCGGAAACATCATCCGCGGAACCAACCTCGCAAAAGCCGGAATCGACCGTGCGACCGCGGACTATATGGGAATGCTCGCCACGATCCAGAACGCTCTCGCGCTCCAAGACGCCTGCGAAAAAAAAGGACTTTATACAAGGGTTCAATCGGCGATCGAAATCAACTCCATCGCCGAAAGTTATATCCGCAGACGCGCGGTTCGACATCTCGAAAAAAGAAGAATCGTGATCTTTGCAGGCGGAACCGGAAATCCGTATTTCACAACCGATACGACCGCGAGTCTTCGCGCCGTGGAAGTAGGATGCGACGTGATTCTCAAGGCGACGAAAGTGGACGGAGTTTATACGGCCGATCCGAAAAAAGACAATACCGCAAAACGTTATTCTCAGATTTCCTTTATGGAATCGATCAACCGAAGACTCAAGGTGATGGATTCCACCGCACTCAGTTTGTGCATGGAAAACAACATGTCGATTATCGTTTTCGATATCTTCAAACGAGGCAACCTCAAAGACCTTATCACCGGACAAAACATCGGAACCCTGATCTCTAACTCGGAGGACATTCAAATCGATGGCAAGTGA
- the rpsB gene encoding 30S ribosomal protein S2, which produces MSVISMKNLLETGVHFGHQTRKWNPKMAPYVFTARNGIHIIDLQKTVQKAKEAYDALKKLTADGKKVLFVGTKKQARGAIEREAIRSNMFFINNRWPGGLLTNWNTVKRSIARLKKLEGMEADNSFEKEVKTKKEVLTLRRELEKLRKTLGGIKDMATIPEIMFVIDPKKEEIAVKEARKLGLTIFAVVDTNCDPELIDYPIPGNDDAIRAISLFLETMSNAVIEGTGGVVEQPRFSEDLDSEALALEYQGEYDESGKFIMDEDADAKKAKAAEEAAAPSTTIEVDKNE; this is translated from the coding sequence ATGTCAGTGATTTCAATGAAAAACCTTCTGGAAACCGGAGTACACTTCGGACACCAGACCCGCAAATGGAACCCGAAAATGGCGCCGTACGTTTTTACGGCAAGAAACGGGATTCACATCATCGATCTTCAAAAGACCGTTCAAAAAGCGAAAGAAGCTTACGACGCTCTGAAGAAGCTAACCGCCGACGGGAAGAAAGTTCTCTTTGTCGGAACAAAGAAGCAAGCGAGAGGCGCGATCGAGAGAGAAGCCATCCGCTCGAATATGTTCTTTATCAATAACCGCTGGCCGGGCGGACTTCTTACAAACTGGAACACCGTAAAAAGAAGTATCGCTCGTCTGAAAAAACTCGAAGGAATGGAAGCGGACAACAGCTTCGAGAAAGAAGTAAAAACTAAAAAAGAAGTTCTTACCCTGAGAAGAGAGTTGGAAAAACTCCGCAAGACTCTCGGTGGAATCAAGGACATGGCAACCATTCCCGAAATTATGTTCGTGATCGATCCTAAAAAAGAAGAGATCGCGGTCAAAGAAGCTCGCAAACTCGGTCTTACCATCTTCGCGGTGGTTGATACCAACTGCGATCCCGAGCTGATTGATTATCCGATTCCGGGTAACGACGACGCGATCCGCGCGATTTCACTCTTCCTCGAAACCATGTCCAACGCGGTGATCGAAGGAACCGGCGGAGTCGTGGAACAACCAAGATTCAGCGAAGATCTGGATTCCGAAGCTTTGGCTCTGGAATACCAAGGTGAATATGATGAAAGTGGAAAGTTCATCATGGACGAAGACGCGGACGCTAAAAAAGCCAAAGCGGCCGAAGAAGCGGCGGCGCCTTCCACTACGATCGAAGTGGATAAAAACGAGTAA
- a CDS encoding isoprenyl transferase, with protein sequence MDGNGRWATSRGKSRSEGHREGAGAIDRLMDASLELGLKNISLYAFSTENWKRPITEVRSIFGLLIEFIETRLDTIHDRGIRIHHSGSRKKLTRGVLDKIDFAVDKTKKNKKLTVNFCLNYGSRDEILRAAQELFLERKRAKVSFEKPLKEKELEKFLYTSTLPPVDLLIRTAGEQRLSNFLLWQSAYAELYFTDTLWPDFDKKSLVDSLKWYETRTRKFGGLTNG encoded by the coding sequence ATGGACGGCAACGGCCGTTGGGCGACATCCCGAGGAAAATCCAGATCGGAAGGACATCGGGAAGGCGCGGGGGCCATCGACCGATTGATGGACGCAAGTCTCGAGTTGGGTCTGAAAAATATTTCCTTATACGCGTTCTCGACGGAGAATTGGAAACGTCCGATCACCGAAGTCCGTTCGATCTTCGGGTTATTGATCGAGTTTATCGAAACCCGATTGGACACGATCCACGATAGGGGAATTCGAATTCATCATTCCGGAAGCCGTAAAAAATTAACGCGCGGGGTTTTGGACAAGATCGACTTTGCCGTCGACAAAACCAAAAAGAACAAAAAACTCACCGTCAATTTTTGTTTGAACTACGGTTCACGGGACGAGATTTTGCGGGCGGCGCAGGAGCTTTTTTTGGAGAGAAAACGGGCCAAAGTTTCGTTTGAAAAGCCTCTGAAAGAAAAAGAACTCGAAAAATTTTTATATACGTCCACCCTTCCTCCCGTAGATTTACTGATCAGAACGGCCGGAGAACAAAGACTCTCGAACTTTTTATTATGGCAGTCCGCCTACGCGGAACTGTATTTTACCGATACACTTTGGCCCGACTTCGACAAAAAATCTCTGGTGGATTCCCTGAAATGGTACGAAACCAGAACCCGAAAATTCGGAGGACTTACGAATGGGTGA
- the tsf gene encoding translation elongation factor Ts, whose translation MAVTTDLIRELRERTSAGMMDCKKALEENNADIEKAITWLREKGIAKAAKKAGRETKEGRVVSYIHGNGKIGVLVELNSETDFVSKNEDFEALGKEICMQIAAMNPLYLNEESIPAEDLEREKGIMKAQLEAEGKKPEQIEKILPGKIKKYVSEACLVNQAFFKDDSKTIDDLVKEAISKFGENILIARFVRFQVGGL comes from the coding sequence ATGGCAGTAACTACAGACTTAATCAGAGAACTCAGAGAGAGAACGAGCGCAGGGATGATGGACTGCAAAAAGGCTCTCGAAGAAAACAACGCGGATATCGAAAAAGCGATCACTTGGCTTCGTGAAAAAGGGATCGCCAAAGCCGCTAAAAAAGCGGGAAGAGAAACCAAAGAAGGCCGTGTCGTTTCCTACATCCACGGTAACGGAAAGATCGGAGTTCTGGTTGAACTGAACTCTGAAACCGACTTCGTTTCGAAAAACGAGGACTTCGAAGCTCTTGGAAAAGAAATCTGCATGCAGATCGCGGCAATGAATCCTTTGTATCTCAACGAAGAATCGATTCCTGCGGAAGACCTCGAAAGAGAAAAGGGAATTATGAAAGCTCAGCTCGAAGCCGAAGGCAAAAAGCCGGAGCAGATCGAAAAGATTCTTCCCGGAAAGATCAAGAAATACGTTTCGGAAGCTTGTCTCGTAAACCAGGCTTTCTTCAAAGACGATTCCAAAACGATCGACGACTTAGTAAAGGAAGCGATCTCGAAATTCGGCGAGAATATTTTGATCGCTCGTTTTGTTCGCTTTCAGGTAGGCGGACTCTAA